CATATTGCACATGTATATCCTTCAGTTGACTGAAAACCCCATGAAAGAATTGCAGTAGATGGAAGTGGAGTGTTTCTTTGCCTCTGGCAAAGCTAACTCCCTCTGCTGAATCTCCTCCCCGAGATGGACACCAGCTGCCGCTCTCCCTGCACGTACCTGGCGGCAGCCTTCACGTCCCAGCCGTCACAGCCCTGCCAGGCATCTCCAGCAGCCCCTTCCGCCCGCCTCGTCTAAGGCTAACTCCGCCACACGACCTCATCTTGTCTGGATTTCGTTTGAGGTAGAACGGACGAATAGCACGGCCCAACGTGCGGCCCTAAACGGACAAATGTCCGAATTCTGTATGTTTTCGACCCATTCCCGGCCCAAACTTGCGCCGAGTTTGGGGTGAAACGGACATTGCGCGGACGGGCTCGCCGCACGCCCTTGTCCTCCCGTGGCCCGCCTGTCGGGGACACTAGCAGCCCCATCGCTTCCAACGCCTCCACCCCTCTCCCCGCCCCACCCCCCGCCGGCGCCGCTGCTATTCTCCGACCGCCTCCTCACTGCGCAAGCCACGGCCGTCCATACCAAACCACATATCGACATGGCCGCCAACGCGCCCACGCTTTCGCCGTAGTTTTGGCCGTCGATCGGAGGAGGTTTGGCCGTCGCCATCGTAGCCGGTGGCAGAGGGGATACGACCACCAGCGACGTACCACGGCGGCCGCGGCAGCTTCCGACGAGAGCTCCAGAGCGGCCAGTAGCCGGCCGCCAACCACCCTTGCTGCGTCGAGGTGATCATCGCGGCCTCTTTGCCACCACGACCGCAAGGTGTTCGACACTTTGCCCAGAAAGGTATGGACAGTGGAGATGAGTTTTTCTTCCACCACTTCATTTGTTCATCGGACGATTCATCGTTGGATGATGAAGATCTTGTGGTGGCTGCACTGCACATTCACGACCACATTCAACGGCAGCTTCCTCGGTACAGGGGGTCACTCCCTGGTCGTGCTCCCAACCTGAACCGCAACAGGGAGAGAGGCCACGCCCTGCTCTATGCCGATTACTTTGCCAACACCCCGCTCTTCAAGCCAGATAAATTCCGTCGCCGTTTTTGAATGGCAAGGCATGTGTTCAATCGTATCCGAGAGGGAGTGGTTGCTCATGACCGATACTTCGAGTGCAAGACGGATGCCCTTGGCAAGCTTGGATTCTCCTCTTGCCAGAAATGCACCGCGGCCATCCGCATGCTTGCATATGGAATTCCAGGCGATTTGGTGGATGAGTATGTGCGTATGAGTGAGACAACATGTCTGATGTCAATGTACAAGTTTCTGCAGGGCTGTGATCGAGGTGTTTGGCCCGGAGTACTTGAGGCAGCCAACTGGTGCTGATACAGAGTGAACGCAGCTAGAGGCTTTCCAGgcatgcttggcagcatagattgtatgcactgggagtggaagaactgtcTATTTGCTTGGTAGGGCCAGTAGAAGGGGCATGTCAAAGCGTGCACTGTCATATTAGAAGCGGTGGCTTCGCAGGATCTTTGGATATGATATTCTTTCTTCGGCATGGCAGGTTCTCACAATGATATTAACGTGCTGCAGCGTTCTCCAGTCTTCGCAAGGCTTGCAGAAGGCCACTCCCCACCTGTCAACTTTGAGATCAATGGCCACCAGTACAACAAGGGATGTTATCTAGCTGATGGTATATATCATCAATGGTCAACTGTTGTGAAGACAATCTCGAAACCCCAAGGTGAGAAGAGAAGGAGATTTGCCCAAATgcaagagagtgctagaaagGATGTGGAACGTGCTTTTGGTGTGCTTCAATCCCGGTGGGGTATCGTTCGAAACCCTGCACTGTCATGGGATGAAACGAAGctttgggaggtgatgactgcttctGTGAatatgcacaacatgatcgtcgaGGACGAGCGTGATGAGAGTATCTTCGACCAAGGATTCGATTACCAAGGTGAAAATGTTGAGCCCCTGCACCAAGAACCGGCCACATTTGAACAGTTTATCCAATTCCACCGTGAGCTGCATGATTGGCACACTCACTTGGATCTTCAAAATGACTTGGTTGAGCACGTGTGAGATCacattggcaaccaatagatgtattggTTCATTTTATGTTCAGTCAAGACAATTTCGATTTGGttataaaactattttattagagACAATTTTAATTGGgttgtaaaattatttttattttcagaCAAATATTTGGACGTGCAAACTAGTTTTGATATGAAAATATGAGATTTTTTGCCCTGGCAGACAGGATGGGGCAAACGGATGCGGCCGCGCGCTGGGCGCAGGCCACCGCATCCCAGGACAGGCCCCACACGATCCCATCGCTCTACCCAAAAGGACAAAATCCGGCCACACCGGACGTCCGTTTAGGCTcacgcggtggagttggcctaagcTGCGCATCGGCCTACCCCGAGCGCCCTACGCCCTTGGCCTGCATCGCTGCAGCCACCCCCGCGTCCATGGCCGCCGCCAGGGCTAGGCGCTACTCCGCCGCGAAGCTCCGGCAGCAGGTACCAGATTGATGGGGGACGTCATCACCTCCCATCCGCCAGCAGCGCTCCCTCGTCCGGAGCCGCCTGCAGTTCCCCGCCGTCCGCCTCGCCTGTGACGTCATACATACCGCCGCCGCTCCATAGGGACGGCGTCATAGTCGTCCTCTGTTGCACAGGACGCTCCTCAGGTCGTTGGCGCGGAGAACATAAAGTCTGAGATTTTTAGCTTTTCCGTTTGTTCTTGTTTTTCAAGGGAAACGAAGACTTTTTTGACGCGATCGGGCCAACTGTTTTGTCCCTGAGACCCATACCAGCAGCGCGCATCCGGATACGTCATGCGTGCCGTACCAGAAAGACCACTGGCCAAACCTGACCAGCAGCCGCGGGAAGAGAAGGCCCGCGGTCTACCACGTAGTATGACCCACCGGTTCTTTTCTTGTTGCGCTCAATTCAGCGAGGATGGGTCAGCTCAAATTTGTTTCCGGCCGCCTAGACAGAAAGTTGTAGTTCGTTCGAGAGGACAAGAGACAATTTTCCCCTTCAGAAAACAAAACCAAAGATCACAAGGCACCAAGGAGTACATTTTTTCCAGGGGGCACCAAAGAATACATACCGAGTTGTGTATCACATTTCTTTAAGTTTTTTTTTCACAGAAGAGGGTAGAACCGCAATAGTCCTATTCTGGTCCGAGTTCAAATGCACCCTTAAAATCAGAAGAAAAAATAGTGACCATAACCCCTTATTGTTGGCCTCGGGCCCAGAGAAAAAAGGCCCGTCCCACCAACATGAGTTCAGATTTGAATTGAGCTAGCTTAAAAATGAGGACTTCTACATTAAAGCAAAGAAAATCTGGGAGCAACCTGTGTCAGCTCAGGATCCTATTGATATCCTTAATATTAAGCTCAAACATATTTAAAAAATACTTCAAAGGATGGGGTTCCCATTCCTTTGGACATGCCAAGAAGAGGAAAAAATACATTAAAGAAGAGCTTGAAGAGATTGAGAAATTAGAGGAAGGGGGACCTCTTGACCCAGAACTATATGAAAAAAGGACGACCCTTAACTCGGAGCTCAATGAGCTTCTGATCATGGAAGAAATCTTTTGGTTGCAACACTCCAATGAGCGATGGTTGCTCAAAGGAGATCGTAACACGGCCTTTTATCACCGAGTAGCGAGTGGCAGAAAGCATAAAAACACGATTCACTCCCTCACGGCAGGAGAGGTGACCATCGAGGGCACAAAAGATCTCCTGGCACATGCAACCGCGTTCTATAAGGAGTTATTTGGACCGGCCAGGGGAAACATGTTCCATCTATCTCCTGAAACGTGGATTGAGGAGGAAAAACTTAATGAAAAGGATAACATTCTTCTCACTAGTGTATTCACTGAAGAGGAGGTGAAAAAAGCTCTGTTCAGCATGGCTTGTAACAGAGCACCC
The Aegilops tauschii subsp. strangulata cultivar AL8/78 chromosome 3, Aet v6.0, whole genome shotgun sequence genome window above contains:
- the LOC141042819 gene encoding uncharacterized protein, encoding MAGSHNDINVLQRSPVFARLAEGHSPPVNFEINGHQYNKGCYLADGIYHQWSTVVKTISKPQGEKRRRFAQMQESARKDVERAFGVLQSRWGIVRNPALSWDETKLWEVMTASVNMHNMIVEDERDESIFDQGFDYQGENVEPLHQEPATFEQFIQFHRELHDWHTHLDLQNDLVEHV